One Armatimonadota bacterium DNA window includes the following coding sequences:
- a CDS encoding ATP phosphoribosyltransferase, translating to MLKLGLPKGSLEEATFALFRRAGWNFRTSGRSYHPVVDDSEISPVLLRPQEIPLYVQDGILDAGITGHDWVQDCGARVAEIGELQYSKNSTNPVRVVLAAHRDSGFTKVQDLEDKRIATEYVRLTERWLAEKGVRAKVEFSWGACEVKTPNLVDAIVVNTETGSSLRAHNLEIIDELLVSTTRLIANETAWDDEWKRTKIESIFLMMQGAIAAEGLVGLKLNVSSERLESVLALMPALRRPTLSPLSDEGWFAVEVILDEKQARELIPSLRRAGGEGIVEYPLNKVIP from the coding sequence TTGCTCAAGTTAGGATTGCCCAAGGGAAGTTTAGAAGAGGCGACTTTTGCCCTGTTTCGCCGCGCTGGATGGAACTTTCGCACTTCCGGCCGCTCGTACCATCCTGTGGTGGACGATTCCGAAATCTCGCCGGTGCTCTTGCGACCTCAAGAGATCCCGCTCTATGTGCAGGACGGCATTCTCGATGCGGGGATCACCGGGCACGACTGGGTTCAAGATTGCGGGGCCAGAGTGGCCGAGATCGGCGAACTTCAGTACAGTAAGAACAGCACGAATCCCGTGCGCGTTGTGCTGGCCGCGCATCGCGATTCCGGCTTCACAAAGGTCCAGGATTTAGAGGACAAGCGCATAGCGACCGAGTACGTCCGCCTGACCGAGCGATGGCTGGCTGAGAAGGGCGTCCGCGCCAAGGTCGAGTTCTCTTGGGGCGCGTGCGAGGTCAAGACCCCGAACTTGGTCGATGCCATCGTCGTCAATACGGAGACCGGCAGTTCGTTGCGGGCGCACAATTTGGAGATTATCGATGAGCTGCTCGTTTCGACCACGCGCCTAATCGCAAACGAGACGGCCTGGGACGACGAATGGAAGCGGACGAAGATCGAGAGCATCTTTTTGATGATGCAGGGCGCGATCGCCGCGGAGGGTCTGGTCGGGTTGAAGCTAAACGTCTCGTCCGAGCGCTTGGAGTCGGTGCTGGCTCTGATGCCCGCGCTCAGGCGACCGACGCTCTCGCCGCTCAGCGACGAGGGTTGGTTCGCGGTGGAGGTCATTCTTGACGAGAAGCAGGCGCGGGAGCTCATCCCCAGCCTTCGGCGGGCGGGGGGCGAGGGCATTGTGGAGTATCCGCTCAACAAGGTGATCCCTTAA
- a CDS encoding ferritin, which yields MISKQLAAMLEEQIGWELKASNHYLATAAYFASNDLDGWAKAFYAQSEEEREHALKIVKFLIDTSTPFNIPAVSAAETRFESALEACQKALTSEQAVTAQFKRMAQVALSEGDYVGFQFLQWFLDEQVEEEALMGKYISLIESGINLFQAEEFLSEE from the coding sequence ATGATCAGCAAACAACTTGCCGCCATGCTCGAAGAGCAGATCGGCTGGGAACTAAAAGCCAGCAATCACTATTTGGCAACAGCCGCCTACTTTGCAAGCAACGACTTAGACGGTTGGGCCAAAGCGTTCTACGCTCAAAGCGAAGAAGAGCGCGAACATGCGCTGAAGATCGTCAAGTTTTTGATCGATACCAGCACGCCGTTCAACATCCCTGCCGTATCGGCCGCCGAAACGCGGTTCGAGTCGGCGCTCGAGGCTTGTCAGAAGGCCTTGACCAGCGAGCAGGCCGTTACGGCGCAATTCAAGCGCATGGCTCAGGTCGCGCTGTCCGAGGGCGACTATGTCGGCTTCCAATTTTTGCAATGGTTCTTGGACGAGCAGGTCGAAGAAGAGGCGCTGATGGGCAAGTATATCAGCCTAATAGAGAGCGGCATCAACCTGTTCCAAGCCGAAGAATTTCTGAGCGAAGAATAG
- the ruvA gene encoding Holliday junction branch migration protein RuvA translates to MIGLLRGEVVSIDGDRFILDVSGVGYELRAPSGLLGSLMVGEGRQITTRAIFNEEEGIVLYAFAEAWHRRLFDLLVSISGIGPKLALNMLSAMEPSKLAAAIADRSASQVQQCPGVGSKLAQRIVIELGDKAAELGFERKVAAVVAQTGPSELDDLVESLVKLGYTKSLARKAVETAMEENPEANENDLLRSAIRLAARG, encoded by the coding sequence ATGATCGGCTTGCTAAGGGGCGAGGTGGTTTCGATCGATGGCGACCGGTTCATCTTAGACGTGTCCGGGGTCGGCTATGAGCTTCGCGCGCCGTCGGGGCTCTTGGGGTCGCTAATGGTAGGCGAAGGTCGCCAGATCACCACGCGCGCAATCTTTAACGAGGAAGAGGGCATCGTGCTCTATGCCTTTGCAGAGGCGTGGCACCGAAGGCTGTTCGATCTTTTGGTCTCGATCAGCGGCATTGGGCCCAAGCTGGCGCTCAACATGCTGAGCGCGATGGAGCCGAGCAAACTGGCCGCCGCTATCGCCGACCGAAGCGCCTCGCAGGTGCAGCAATGCCCTGGAGTCGGCTCGAAGTTGGCGCAACGCATCGTGATCGAATTGGGCGACAAGGCGGCGGAGCTAGGCTTTGAGCGCAAAGTCGCCGCCGTGGTGGCTCAGACGGGCCCATCGGAGTTGGACGACTTGGTGGAATCGCTCGTAAAATTGGGTTATACGAAGTCTTTGGCGCGGAAGGCGGTCGAAACGGCGATGGAAGAGAACCCTGAGGCGAACGAGAACGATCTCTTGCGCTCGGCAATCCGTTTGGCTGCGAGAGGCTGA
- a CDS encoding HD domain-containing protein, with protein sequence MVSALRRIRDATVGTEWEGCVYLVGGAVRDRLRGVRATGDLDLAVLGDAVGLAEFLYTKGIATTWPATYGRFGTASVRIGRRTVELAQTRSESYAIDSRKPSVKAATLEEDALRRDFTVNALYQNLHTGEIWDSSGVGLADLKARLLRTPRDPDITFHDDPLRMMRAVRFAVLLEFEIEESAAQGIRRNAQRLKVISAERIREEWTKTLSSPKASRGMRMLLDLGLLAQFAPELLPMVGCEQGGYHLYDVWDHSLAAMDNLSEEAGWRLRLAALLHDAAKPQCRTWDGERYRFFGHEDEGEGLARRLMRRLTFSNRDINRVAALVRLHMRAGSYKTSWSMGAVRRLMRDAGSNFAELTTLVEADAKARRPSGKRPDMADLRRRADAALQPVPTALWSSPLSGKEIMEALGLTSGPEIGRLKHELAEKVIEGEIAPGDKEAALKALVEIARKPA encoded by the coding sequence ATGGTCTCTGCGCTTAGGCGCATTCGCGATGCGACCGTCGGGACCGAGTGGGAGGGTTGCGTCTACCTGGTCGGCGGGGCGGTTCGCGATCGGCTGCGCGGGGTTCGAGCAACCGGCGATCTCGATCTTGCGGTGCTTGGCGATGCTGTCGGATTGGCTGAGTTTTTGTACACAAAGGGCATTGCGACGACCTGGCCCGCAACCTATGGGCGATTTGGGACCGCCTCTGTCAGGATCGGGCGCAGGACGGTCGAACTTGCCCAAACGCGATCGGAATCGTATGCGATCGACAGCCGCAAACCGAGCGTAAAGGCGGCAACGCTCGAAGAGGACGCATTGCGAAGAGATTTCACCGTCAATGCCCTGTATCAAAACCTGCACACCGGCGAGATTTGGGATTCGTCCGGCGTCGGACTGGCCGATCTCAAGGCTCGCCTCCTTCGCACTCCTCGCGATCCAGACATCACCTTTCATGACGATCCGTTGCGCATGATGAGGGCCGTGCGATTTGCCGTGCTGTTGGAGTTCGAGATAGAAGAAAGCGCCGCTCAAGGCATCCGCCGCAACGCTCAGCGCCTAAAGGTCATCAGCGCAGAGCGCATCCGCGAAGAGTGGACGAAGACGCTGAGCAGCCCCAAGGCTTCGAGAGGGATGCGAATGCTCTTAGATTTGGGCCTTCTGGCTCAATTCGCGCCCGAGTTGTTGCCTATGGTCGGTTGCGAGCAGGGCGGATACCACCTGTACGACGTTTGGGATCACTCTTTGGCCGCGATGGACAATCTTTCTGAGGAGGCTGGATGGCGGTTGCGTTTGGCCGCGCTCTTGCACGATGCGGCCAAGCCCCAATGTCGAACCTGGGACGGCGAGCGATATCGATTCTTTGGCCACGAGGATGAAGGCGAGGGTCTGGCGAGAAGGTTGATGCGTCGTTTGACGTTCTCCAATCGCGACATCAATCGGGTCGCGGCGTTGGTGCGGCTGCACATGCGCGCGGGGAGTTATAAGACGAGTTGGAGCATGGGGGCGGTGAGGCGTTTGATGAGGGATGCCGGATCGAACTTTGCGGAGTTAACGACCTTGGTAGAGGCGGACGCAAAGGCGCGGCGCCCGTCGGGAAAGCGGCCCGACATGGCCGATCTGCGGCGCCGGGCCGATGCCGCATTGCAACCCGTACCGACAGCGCTCTGGTCCAGTCCTCTGTCGGGCAAGGAGATCATGGAGGCGCTAGGACTGACGTCTGGACCTGAGATCGGGCGGTTAAAGCACGAACTGGCGGAGAAGGTGATCGAGGGCGAGATTGCACCGGGCGACAAGGAGGCGGCGTTGAAAGCGCTGGTTGAGATTGCCCGCAAACCTGCCTGA
- a CDS encoding bifunctional 3,4-dihydroxy-2-butanone-4-phosphate synthase/GTP cyclohydrolase II encodes MEGKDGVFASADEAIDLFRKGQILIVTDDEDRENEGDFVIAADWITPETVNFMVTHGRGLFCLPATGERLDELGIPMMTKDNTTRHGTPFAEAIDAREGTTTGISAFDRARTVRLFVDPGAQPSDFVRPGHVFPLRAQEGGVLKRAGHTEAVVDLAHLAGLSPAGALCEILNEDGSMARMPQLIEIAKKHGMKIVTIAELIEYRRRTERLVKQAAGPLKFPTQFGEFQLYAFESEVDSNPFIALTVGDVASGEPVLVRMHSSCITGDVLGSLRCDCGNQLHLAMKAISREGRGALVYIPHEGRGIGLINKLKAYALQDLGLDTVEANRALGFKADLRDYGIGAQILLLLGIRSLRLMTNNPAKISGLEGYGLKVVEHVPIVAEPTEHNRGYLLAKVEKLGHMIDQSVLASEEAE; translated from the coding sequence ATGGAAGGGAAAGACGGCGTTTTTGCATCGGCTGACGAAGCGATCGATCTGTTTCGAAAGGGCCAGATTCTGATTGTAACCGACGATGAGGATCGGGAGAACGAAGGCGACTTTGTGATCGCTGCCGACTGGATCACGCCGGAGACGGTCAACTTCATGGTGACTCATGGGCGCGGGCTGTTCTGCCTGCCGGCCACCGGGGAGAGGCTGGACGAATTGGGCATCCCGATGATGACCAAGGACAACACCACTCGCCACGGCACGCCGTTTGCGGAGGCGATCGACGCGCGCGAGGGCACCACGACCGGCATTTCTGCCTTTGATCGGGCGCGGACGGTGAGGCTGTTTGTCGATCCTGGCGCTCAGCCGAGCGATTTTGTGCGGCCTGGGCACGTCTTCCCTCTTAGAGCGCAAGAAGGCGGCGTGCTAAAGAGAGCCGGGCATACAGAAGCTGTGGTAGACCTTGCGCATTTGGCCGGGCTGAGCCCTGCGGGCGCCCTGTGCGAGATCTTGAACGAGGACGGCTCGATGGCGCGTATGCCGCAGTTGATCGAAATTGCAAAGAAGCACGGCATGAAGATCGTAACGATCGCCGAACTGATCGAGTATCGGCGGCGCACCGAGCGATTGGTCAAGCAGGCGGCCGGGCCTCTCAAGTTTCCCACGCAGTTTGGCGAGTTCCAACTTTACGCCTTTGAGAGCGAGGTGGACTCCAACCCGTTCATCGCCCTGACGGTCGGCGATGTGGCTTCGGGCGAGCCGGTTTTGGTTCGGATGCATTCCAGCTGCATTACCGGCGATGTGTTAGGCAGCTTGCGATGCGACTGTGGCAATCAATTGCACTTGGCGATGAAGGCGATCTCGCGCGAAGGGCGGGGGGCGCTGGTCTACATTCCGCACGAAGGTCGCGGCATTGGCCTGATCAATAAGCTCAAAGCCTATGCGCTACAAGATTTGGGGCTGGATACGGTGGAGGCCAATCGGGCTTTGGGATTCAAGGCCGATTTAAGAGACTACGGCATCGGCGCGCAGATACTGCTCTTGCTCGGCATTCGGTCGCTACGGCTGATGACCAACAATCCGGCCAAGATCAGCGGGCTGGAGGGTTACGGCTTGAAGGTGGTCGAGCATGTGCCCATCGTCGCCGAGCCAACCGAGCACAATCGCGGCTACCTCTTGGCCAAGGTCGAGAAGTTGGGCCACATGATCGACCAGTCCGTCTTAGCAAGCGAAGAAGCCGAGTAA